A stretch of DNA from Butyricicoccus intestinisimiae:
CACGCCCTGTGCCGCCAAACCGGCAATCACCATTGCCGCGCCTGCGCGCAGGTCATGTGCAACCACATCGGTGCCAAACAGATCCGGCACGCCTTCAATCACAGCGGTTTCTTTAAAGACGCTGATGTGTGCACCCATCTTTTCCAGCTCCTCCGCATAGCGGAATCGGTTCGGCCAAACACCCTCTGTGATATGGCTGGAGCCGTCCGCCAGCACCATAGCAGCCGCCATCTGCGGATGCATATCGGTCGGGAATCCCGGATACGGCATGGTCTTGAGATTGGTATGACGCAGCGGACCATTGCGAATGACGCGAATGGAGTCGTCATACATTTCAATTTTCACGCCCATGTCCTCCAGCTTGGTGCCGATGCACTCCAGATGCTTCGGAATGACATTCTTAATGAGAACATCGCCGCCGCAGGCTGCAACCGCCGCCATGTAGGTACCGGCTTCAATCTGATCCGGAATAATCGAGTACGTGCCGCCATGCAGGCTTTCCACGCCGTTGATGACGATTTTATCTGTACCGGCACCCTTGATATCAGCACCCATCTGATTGAGGAAGTTTGCCAAATCTACGATGTGCGGCTCCTTTGCCACGTTTTCCATGACGGTCTGTCCCTTTGCAAAGACAGCTGCCAGCATGACGTTCATGG
This window harbors:
- the murA gene encoding UDP-N-acetylglucosamine 1-carboxyvinyltransferase gives rise to the protein MEKYIIKGGHPLNGEVTISGAKNAAVAIVPATLMVDGPCIIKNVPNIVDVMLQFEILEKMGMKITRLDETTIQTEKGTMDLESPETFELMTRLRASYYFIGAELGRYGHARVAMPGGCNFGGIRPVDQHIKGFERLNSYVRVEPEGFISAIAPEGLVGSHIYFDVVTVGATMNVMLAAVFAKGQTVMENVAKEPHIVDLANFLNQMGADIKGAGTDKIVINGVESLHGGTYSIIPDQIEAGTYMAAVAACGGDVLIKNVIPKHLECIGTKLEDMGVKIEMYDDSIRVIRNGPLRHTNLKTMPYPGFPTDMHPQMAAAMVLADGSSHITEGVWPNRFRYAEELEKMGAHISVFKETAVIEGVPDLFGTDVVAHDLRAGAAMVIAGLAAQGVTTISNIGYVERGYEKLVEKVCGIGGEMERVNE